A single window of Streptomyces aquilus DNA harbors:
- a CDS encoding flotillin family protein encodes MPMVIGVVAGIAVGAVLVLIGVFKMMWRVAEPNEALIISGSKHRTEGLEEGMGFRIVTGRGTLVLPGVQAVRKLSLDLNETELHVDCVTHQGIPLKVRGVVIFKVGDDFVSIANAGRRFLDQQKLMSERVHNVFAGHLRSIVGGLTVEDMIRDREKLTGQTRAACGTEMEKLGLIVDSLQIHEIEDPTGYIQNLAMPHAAAVQRDARIAQAEANRLATEAEQQSFARMAEATRDSEILQAGYQAERDKAAAKAQQAGPLADAAARQEVVVQMTRVAELEAQRTEQQLQADVRKPADARAYEKRTIAEAERDARISAAQAKAKETELAAAAEATRVKTAAAAEAEATKARGTATAASTRATGEAEAAAAQAKGLAQAEATKAKGLAEAEAIKARAAALAENQEAVVAQQLAENWPEIVRAGASAFGNVDNMVVLNGADGMADMFAKALTMGGTGLGLARQLLASMNQNGQAPAGTSSLNGLAPQPPAQKVSVQED; translated from the coding sequence ATGCCGATGGTCATCGGCGTCGTTGCGGGGATCGCGGTAGGTGCGGTCCTCGTTCTGATCGGTGTGTTCAAGATGATGTGGCGGGTGGCCGAGCCCAACGAGGCGCTCATCATCTCGGGTTCCAAGCACAGGACCGAAGGCCTCGAAGAGGGCATGGGATTCCGGATCGTCACGGGGCGCGGCACGCTGGTGCTGCCCGGCGTGCAGGCGGTGCGCAAGCTGTCCCTCGACCTCAACGAGACCGAGCTGCACGTGGACTGCGTGACCCACCAGGGCATTCCGCTGAAGGTGCGGGGGGTGGTCATCTTCAAGGTGGGCGACGACTTCGTGTCGATCGCCAACGCGGGGCGCCGCTTCCTCGACCAGCAGAAGCTGATGTCGGAGCGGGTGCACAACGTCTTCGCCGGTCATCTGCGGTCCATCGTCGGCGGGTTGACGGTCGAGGACATGATCCGCGACCGGGAGAAGCTGACCGGGCAGACCCGGGCCGCGTGCGGCACGGAGATGGAGAAGCTGGGGCTGATCGTGGACTCGTTGCAGATCCACGAGATCGAGGACCCGACCGGGTACATCCAGAACCTCGCGATGCCGCACGCCGCCGCCGTCCAGCGGGACGCGCGGATCGCGCAGGCCGAGGCGAACCGGCTGGCCACGGAGGCCGAGCAGCAGTCGTTCGCGCGGATGGCGGAGGCCACCCGGGACAGCGAGATCCTCCAGGCCGGCTACCAGGCCGAGCGCGACAAGGCCGCCGCCAAGGCCCAGCAGGCCGGACCGCTCGCGGATGCCGCGGCCCGGCAGGAGGTCGTCGTGCAGATGACCCGGGTCGCCGAACTGGAGGCGCAGCGCACCGAGCAGCAGCTCCAGGCGGACGTGCGCAAACCCGCGGACGCGAGGGCGTACGAGAAGCGCACGATCGCCGAAGCCGAGCGCGACGCGCGTATCTCGGCGGCTCAGGCCAAGGCGAAGGAGACCGAGCTGGCCGCCGCGGCCGAGGCGACGCGGGTCAAGACGGCCGCGGCCGCCGAGGCCGAGGCGACCAAGGCGCGCGGTACGGCGACGGCTGCCTCGACCCGCGCCACCGGTGAGGCCGAGGCCGCCGCGGCCCAGGCCAAGGGCCTCGCGCAGGCCGAGGCGACGAAGGCCAAGGGACTCGCCGAGGCGGAGGCCATCAAGGCGCGGGCCGCCGCCCTCGCCGAGAACCAGGAGGCCGTGGTCGCCCAGCAACTCGCCGAGAACTGGCCGGAGATCGTGCGGGCCGGGGCGTCCGCGTTCGGGAACGTCGACAACATGGTGGTGCTCAACGGCGCCGACGGCATGGCGGACATGTTCGCCAAGGCGCTCACCATGGGCGGCACGGGCCTCGGCCTGGCCCGCCAGCTGCTCGCGTCGATGAACCAGAACGGTCAGGCACCGGCCGGGACTTCGTCCCTGAACGGGCTCGCGCCGCAGCCGCCGGCGCAGAAGGTGTCGGTCCAGGAGGACTGA
- a CDS encoding amidase — translation MTHDRSAGLVETARALADGTVTARGLVERTLARIEAEQGSLNAFRIVRAEAALAEADAADKELAAGVRKPLLGVPVAVKDDMDVAGEPTAFGCRGEFPPVAEDGEAVRRLRAAGAVVVGKTNTCEFGQWPFTEGPAFGATRNPWNADHTPGGSSGGSAAAVAAGLVPAALGSDGAGSVRIPASWTHLIGIKPQRGRISTWPRGESFQGITVNGTLARTVADAALLLDAASGNHALDPHRPPSVDASAAARRDPGRLRIALALKPPFTALPARLHPAVRAKVVQLADQLAALGHTVEEADPPYGQIGLTFIPRATAGLAERVGEAPFPALLDRRTRDAARLGRLLGGAPLRAARRAEAVLHRRIGGFFRSYDVVLAPTTAAPPPRIGSMLPLSGFATDRAMIAACPYAWPWNVLGWPGVNVPAGFVAGGLPVGAQLLGPANSEPLLISLAAQLEAELRWHEAWPPVAVDADSSAA, via the coding sequence ATGACGCACGACCGTTCCGCCGGCCTGGTGGAGACCGCACGCGCGCTGGCCGACGGCACCGTCACGGCACGGGGGCTCGTCGAGCGGACGCTCGCCAGGATCGAGGCCGAACAGGGCTCGCTGAACGCCTTCCGGATCGTGCGTGCGGAGGCCGCCCTCGCCGAGGCCGACGCGGCCGACAAGGAACTCGCGGCCGGGGTGCGCAAGCCCCTGCTCGGGGTGCCGGTGGCCGTGAAGGACGACATGGACGTGGCGGGCGAGCCCACCGCGTTCGGCTGCCGGGGCGAGTTCCCGCCGGTCGCCGAGGACGGGGAGGCGGTACGGCGGCTGCGGGCCGCCGGGGCCGTCGTCGTGGGCAAGACCAACACCTGCGAGTTCGGGCAGTGGCCCTTCACCGAGGGGCCAGCCTTCGGGGCCACCCGCAACCCGTGGAACGCGGACCACACGCCCGGCGGGTCATCGGGCGGTTCGGCCGCCGCCGTCGCCGCCGGACTCGTCCCGGCCGCGCTCGGCTCCGACGGAGCGGGATCGGTACGCATCCCGGCGTCCTGGACCCATCTCATCGGCATCAAGCCGCAGCGCGGCCGCATCTCCACCTGGCCGCGCGGCGAGTCCTTCCAGGGCATCACCGTCAACGGCACCCTGGCTCGTACGGTCGCCGACGCCGCCCTCCTGCTCGACGCCGCCAGCGGCAACCACGCCCTCGACCCGCACCGCCCGCCGTCCGTCGACGCCTCGGCCGCCGCCCGCCGCGACCCCGGCCGCCTCCGTATCGCCCTCGCCCTGAAGCCCCCGTTCACCGCCCTGCCGGCCCGGCTCCACCCGGCGGTACGGGCCAAGGTCGTCCAACTCGCCGATCAGCTGGCCGCGTTGGGCCACACGGTCGAGGAGGCCGACCCGCCCTACGGCCAGATCGGGCTCACTTTCATCCCACGCGCCACCGCCGGTCTCGCCGAGCGTGTCGGCGAGGCGCCCTTCCCCGCACTCCTCGACCGGCGCACCCGCGACGCCGCCCGGCTCGGCCGGCTCCTCGGCGGGGCACCGCTGCGTGCGGCCCGGCGGGCGGAGGCGGTCCTGCACCGCCGTATCGGCGGCTTCTTCAGGTCGTACGACGTCGTCCTCGCCCCCACCACGGCCGCTCCCCCGCCCCGCATCGGCTCGATGCTCCCGCTCAGCGGCTTCGCCACCGACCGCGCGATGATCGCGGCCTGCCCCTACGCCTGGCCGTGGAACGTGCTGGGCTGGCCCGGCGTCAACGTCCCGGCGGGGTTCGTGGCCGGCGGCCTGCCGGTGGGGGCGCAGTTGCTCGGTCCGGCCAACAGCGAGCCGCTGCTGATCTCGCTCGCCGCGCAGTTGGAGGCGGAGCTGCGCTGGCACGAGGCGTGGCCGCCAGTGGCGGTCGACGCCGACTCGTCCGCCGCGTGA